A single genomic interval of Falco cherrug isolate bFalChe1 chromosome 8, bFalChe1.pri, whole genome shotgun sequence harbors:
- the BRD8 gene encoding bromodomain-containing protein 8 isoform X4 — MGTRVRAATNQRPPWGIGGGNRRLGCTCPRWTAVGVVRCGARAPASLPAGFARGSAPPPSGLAGKMAAGTGKHKLLSAGPTEPWSIREKLCLASSVMRSGDQNWVSVSRAIKPFAEPGRPPDWFSQKHCASQYSELLETTETPKRKRGEKGEVVETVEDVIVRKLTAERVEELKKIIKETQEKYRQLKKDVELIQAGHMDNRLEELCNEIMIKKKMEEEEAEVKRKATDAAYQARQAIKNPPRRLTGVMVRSPAGSTSPGGDYALGDLSQPAVDEASPGVTPGTLPSTPVASFIGIPDTPPGSAPLDAPMTPVTDDSPQKKMLGQKATPPPSPLLSELLKKGSLLPTSPRLVGENEMAVASGHMNSSGVLLEVGSVLPVLHSGEMQSAPGAVPASPAASVSQPEACVSMEAVSDSHTVTVSMDSSEISMIIDSIKKECLGSGAGSAAGSSKDHCMDGKEDLDLAEKMDIAVSYTGEELDFDTVGNIIAIIEDKVDDHPEVLDAAVVEAALSSFCEDTDDPQTLPGPWEHSIRQEHEKQAQIPQVSVTVKQERLECEEPEAKGIRDLMGIGELGSEIKTEPAEQEQNPLGPEETIPVTARVTETPELRSQEIEEDQRATVTAGETSEIEIESAKGEDTVHNTVKTETPPDDDSSPPQVPNVSEDSSQADVQHKFELSESMKEEAQALFRSQMKDGQGEEDDEDGASEAASLEEPKEEDQGEGYLSEMDNEPPVSESDDGFSVHNAPLQSHTLADSIPSSPASSQFSVCSEDQEAIQAQKIWKKAIMLVWRAAANHRYANVFLQPVTDDIAPGYHSIVQRPMDLSTIKKNIENGLIRTTAEFQRDIMLMFQNAVMYNSSDHDVYHMAVEMQRDVLEQIQQFLATQLIMQTSESGISAKSLRGRDSTRKQDASEKDSVPMGSPAFLLSLFTEEYSGRVSMSARGRGQRIKGNSQLAFCSWKGAVRRN, encoded by the exons ATGGGGACCCGCGTCCGCGCGGCCACCAATCAGCGCCCGCCGTGGGGCATCGGGGGCGGGAATAGAAGGCTGGGCTGCACGTGCCCGCGGTGGACGGCGGTTGGGGtggtgcggtgcggtgcgcgTGCGCCTGCCTCCCTCCCGGCGGGCTTTGCGCGTGGCTCCGCCCCCCCTCCCTCGGGCCTGGCGGGGAAGATGGCGGCGGGGACGGGCA agcACAAGCTGCTGAGCGCCGGCCCTACGGAGCCGTGGTCCATTCGCGAGAAGCTCTGCCTGGCCTCGTCCGTCATGCGGAGCGGAGACCAGAACTG GGTCTCAGTCAGCAGAGCTATCAAACCTTTTGCAGAGCCGGGACGCCCACCTGACTGGTTTTCCCAAAAG cACTGTGCTTCTCAGTATTCGGAGCTCCTGGAGACTACAGAGACTCCTAA GAGAAAACGTGGTGAGAAGGGAGAAGTTGTGGAAACTGTGGAAGATGTTATTGTGCGGAAACTGACTGCAGAACGAGTTGAGGAgttgaagaaaattattaaagaaacGCAGGAAAAATACAG GCAACTCAAGAAGGATGTGGAGCTGATCCAGGCTGGACACATGGATAACAGACTGGAGGAGCTGTGCAATGAGATTATGAT aaagaaaaaaatggaggaggaggaggcagaagtcAAGAGGAAGGCTACAGATGCTGCTTATCAGG ctcGTCAGGCCATTAAGAATCCACCACGACGATTAACGGGTGTGATGGTTCGCTCCCCTGCAGGCTCAACCTCCCCAGGGGGAGACTATGCTCTGGGAGATCTGTCTCAGCCTGCTGTGGATGAGGCCAGTCCAGGG gtCACTCCAGGGACATTGCCCAGCACCCCAGTTGCCTCCTTCATTGGAATCCCTGACACCcctccaggctctgctcccCTGGATGCCCCCATGACCCCAGTCACTGATGATTCACCCCAGAAAAAGATGCTAGGACAAAAAGCAACTCcgcctccttcccctctgctctcagagctgctgaagaagGGCAGTCTCCTGCCCACAAGCCCCAGGCTG GTTGGTGAAAACGAAATGGCAGTGGCTTCTGGTCACATGAACAGCTCAGGAGTCCTGCTGGAGGTAGGAAGCGTCCTTCCAGTGCTGCACAGTGGGGAAATGCAGTCGGCACCTGGTGCTGTCCCTGCATCTCCTGCTGCCTCAG TGAGCCAGCCAGAAGCCTGTGTTTCCATGGAGGCAGTGTCTGATTCCCATACCGTGACAGTGTCCATGGACAGCAGTGAAATATCCATGATCATTGATTCCATCAAGAAAGAGTGCCTGGGTTCTGGGgctggcagcgctgcagggTCTTCCAAAGATCACTGCATGGATGGGAAAGAAGACCTGGATTTGGCTGAGAAAATGGATATCGCAGTGTCCTATACGGGGGAAGAGCTGGACTTCGATACTGTTGGAAATATTATAGCCATCATTGAGGACAAG GTAGATGACCACCCTGAAGTCCTGGATGCAGCAGTTGTTGAAGCTgctctgtcttctttctgcGAAGATACTGATGACCCTCAGACCCTGCCTGGCCCATGGGAACACTCAATTCGTCAGGAGCATGAGAAACAGGCCCAGATACCCCAAGTGTCTGTGACTGTAAAGCAGGAGAGACTGGAGTGTGAAGAACCAGAGGCAAAGGGAATTCGAGACCTAATGGGCATTGGTGAGCTGGGatcagaaataaagacagaacctgcagagcaggagcagaatCCGCTGGGCCCTGAGGAAACCATACCAGTAACTGCAAGAGTGACGGAAACACCAGAGCTCAGAAGTCAAGAGATAGAAGAGGATCAAAGAGCAACTGTAACAGCAGGAGAGACTTCTGAAATCGAGATAGAATCGGCCAAGGGAGAAGACACAGTGCACAATACAGTGAAGACAGAG aCCCCACCTGATGATGATTCATCCCCTCCACAAGTCCCAAATGTGAGTGAAGACTCCTCACAGGCTGATGTTCAGCACAAATTTGAGCTGTCAG agTCAATGAAGGAGGAGGCCCAAGCCCTGTTTAGGAGTCAGATGAAG GatgggcagggggaagaggatgatGAGGATGGTGCCAGTGAGGCTGCCAGTTTGGAGGAACCCAAAGAAGAAGATCAGGGTGAGGGATATCTATCAGAGATGGATAACGAACCCCCCGTTAGCGAGAGCGATGATGGCTTCAGTGTCCATAATGCACCTTTACAGTCTCACACACTAGCTGACTCCAttcccagcagcccagcctcctCACAGTT ctcAGTGTGCAGTGAGGATCAGGAAGCGATACAGGCTCAGAAGATCTGGAAGAAAGCCATCATGCTAGTTTGGAGAGCAGCAGCTAATCACCG gtACGCTAATGTCTTCCTCCAGCCTGTAACTGATGATATAGCACCAGGCTACCACAGTATTGTGCAGAG GCCAATGGATTTATCTACCATCAAAAAGAACATTGAGAATGGGCTGATACGAACCACAGCTGAGTTCCAGCGTGATATTATGCTGATGTTTCAAAATGCAGTTATGTACAACAGCTCTGACCATGATGTGTACCACATGGCTGTGGAGATGCAGCGAGATGTCCTGGAGCAGATCCAG CAATTTCTGGCCACACAACTGATCATGCAAACATCAGAGTCAGGGATCAGTGCAAAGAGCCTGCGTGGGCGAGACTCCACTCGCAAGCAAGATGCTTCGGAGAAG GACAGTGTCCCAATGGgctctcctgccttccttctctctctcttt ACAGAGGAGTACTCCGGGAGAGTCAGCATGTCAGCCAGAGGGAGAGGGCAGCGGATCAAAGGAAACTCTCAGCTCGCCTTCTGCTCATGGAAAGGAGCTGTGCGGAGAAACTAG
- the BRD8 gene encoding bromodomain-containing protein 8 isoform X6 — MGTRVRAATNQRPPWGIGGGNRRLGCTCPRWTAVGVVRCGARAPASLPAGFARGSAPPPSGLAGKMAAGTGKHKLLSAGPTEPWSIREKLCLASSVMRSGDQNWVSVSRAIKPFAEPGRPPDWFSQKHCASQYSELLETTETPKRKRGEKGEVVETVEDVIVRKLTAERVEELKKIIKETQEKYRQLKKDVELIQAGHMDNRLEELCNEIMIKKKMEEEEAEVKRKATDAAYQARQAIKNPPRRLTGVMVRSPAGSTSPGGDYALGDLSQPAVDEASPGVTPGTLPSTPVASFIGIPDTPPGSAPLDAPMTPVTDDSPQKKMLGQKATPPPSPLLSELLKKGSLLPTSPRLVGENEMAVASGHMNSSGVLLEVGSVLPVLHSGEMQSAPGAVPASPAASVSQPEACVSMEAVSDSHTVTVSMDSSEISMIIDSIKKECLGSGAGSAAGSSKDHCMDGKEDLDLAEKMDIAVSYTGEELDFDTVGNIIAIIEDKVDDHPEVLDAAVVEAALSSFCEDTDDPQTLPGPWEHSIRQEHEKQAQIPQVSVTVKQERLECEEPEAKGIRDLMGIGELGSEIKTEPAEQEQNPLGPEETIPVTARVTETPELRSQEIEEDQRATVTAGETSEIEIESAKGEDTVHNTVKTETPPDDDSSPPQVPNVSEDSSQADVQHKFELSESMKEEAQALFRSQMKDGQGEEDDEDGASEAASLEEPKEEDQGEGYLSEMDNEPPVSESDDGFSVHNAPLQSHTLADSIPSSPASSQFSVCSEDQEAIQAQKIWKKAIMLVWRAAANHRYANVFLQPVTDDIAPGYHSIVQRPMDLSTIKKNIENGLIRTTAEFQRDIMLMFQNAVMYNSSDHDVYHMAVEMQRDVLEQIQQFLATQLIMQTSESGISAKSLRGRDSTRKQDASEKDSVPMGSPAFLLSLFDGGTRGRRCAIEADMKMKK; from the exons ATGGGGACCCGCGTCCGCGCGGCCACCAATCAGCGCCCGCCGTGGGGCATCGGGGGCGGGAATAGAAGGCTGGGCTGCACGTGCCCGCGGTGGACGGCGGTTGGGGtggtgcggtgcggtgcgcgTGCGCCTGCCTCCCTCCCGGCGGGCTTTGCGCGTGGCTCCGCCCCCCCTCCCTCGGGCCTGGCGGGGAAGATGGCGGCGGGGACGGGCA agcACAAGCTGCTGAGCGCCGGCCCTACGGAGCCGTGGTCCATTCGCGAGAAGCTCTGCCTGGCCTCGTCCGTCATGCGGAGCGGAGACCAGAACTG GGTCTCAGTCAGCAGAGCTATCAAACCTTTTGCAGAGCCGGGACGCCCACCTGACTGGTTTTCCCAAAAG cACTGTGCTTCTCAGTATTCGGAGCTCCTGGAGACTACAGAGACTCCTAA GAGAAAACGTGGTGAGAAGGGAGAAGTTGTGGAAACTGTGGAAGATGTTATTGTGCGGAAACTGACTGCAGAACGAGTTGAGGAgttgaagaaaattattaaagaaacGCAGGAAAAATACAG GCAACTCAAGAAGGATGTGGAGCTGATCCAGGCTGGACACATGGATAACAGACTGGAGGAGCTGTGCAATGAGATTATGAT aaagaaaaaaatggaggaggaggaggcagaagtcAAGAGGAAGGCTACAGATGCTGCTTATCAGG ctcGTCAGGCCATTAAGAATCCACCACGACGATTAACGGGTGTGATGGTTCGCTCCCCTGCAGGCTCAACCTCCCCAGGGGGAGACTATGCTCTGGGAGATCTGTCTCAGCCTGCTGTGGATGAGGCCAGTCCAGGG gtCACTCCAGGGACATTGCCCAGCACCCCAGTTGCCTCCTTCATTGGAATCCCTGACACCcctccaggctctgctcccCTGGATGCCCCCATGACCCCAGTCACTGATGATTCACCCCAGAAAAAGATGCTAGGACAAAAAGCAACTCcgcctccttcccctctgctctcagagctgctgaagaagGGCAGTCTCCTGCCCACAAGCCCCAGGCTG GTTGGTGAAAACGAAATGGCAGTGGCTTCTGGTCACATGAACAGCTCAGGAGTCCTGCTGGAGGTAGGAAGCGTCCTTCCAGTGCTGCACAGTGGGGAAATGCAGTCGGCACCTGGTGCTGTCCCTGCATCTCCTGCTGCCTCAG TGAGCCAGCCAGAAGCCTGTGTTTCCATGGAGGCAGTGTCTGATTCCCATACCGTGACAGTGTCCATGGACAGCAGTGAAATATCCATGATCATTGATTCCATCAAGAAAGAGTGCCTGGGTTCTGGGgctggcagcgctgcagggTCTTCCAAAGATCACTGCATGGATGGGAAAGAAGACCTGGATTTGGCTGAGAAAATGGATATCGCAGTGTCCTATACGGGGGAAGAGCTGGACTTCGATACTGTTGGAAATATTATAGCCATCATTGAGGACAAG GTAGATGACCACCCTGAAGTCCTGGATGCAGCAGTTGTTGAAGCTgctctgtcttctttctgcGAAGATACTGATGACCCTCAGACCCTGCCTGGCCCATGGGAACACTCAATTCGTCAGGAGCATGAGAAACAGGCCCAGATACCCCAAGTGTCTGTGACTGTAAAGCAGGAGAGACTGGAGTGTGAAGAACCAGAGGCAAAGGGAATTCGAGACCTAATGGGCATTGGTGAGCTGGGatcagaaataaagacagaacctgcagagcaggagcagaatCCGCTGGGCCCTGAGGAAACCATACCAGTAACTGCAAGAGTGACGGAAACACCAGAGCTCAGAAGTCAAGAGATAGAAGAGGATCAAAGAGCAACTGTAACAGCAGGAGAGACTTCTGAAATCGAGATAGAATCGGCCAAGGGAGAAGACACAGTGCACAATACAGTGAAGACAGAG aCCCCACCTGATGATGATTCATCCCCTCCACAAGTCCCAAATGTGAGTGAAGACTCCTCACAGGCTGATGTTCAGCACAAATTTGAGCTGTCAG agTCAATGAAGGAGGAGGCCCAAGCCCTGTTTAGGAGTCAGATGAAG GatgggcagggggaagaggatgatGAGGATGGTGCCAGTGAGGCTGCCAGTTTGGAGGAACCCAAAGAAGAAGATCAGGGTGAGGGATATCTATCAGAGATGGATAACGAACCCCCCGTTAGCGAGAGCGATGATGGCTTCAGTGTCCATAATGCACCTTTACAGTCTCACACACTAGCTGACTCCAttcccagcagcccagcctcctCACAGTT ctcAGTGTGCAGTGAGGATCAGGAAGCGATACAGGCTCAGAAGATCTGGAAGAAAGCCATCATGCTAGTTTGGAGAGCAGCAGCTAATCACCG gtACGCTAATGTCTTCCTCCAGCCTGTAACTGATGATATAGCACCAGGCTACCACAGTATTGTGCAGAG GCCAATGGATTTATCTACCATCAAAAAGAACATTGAGAATGGGCTGATACGAACCACAGCTGAGTTCCAGCGTGATATTATGCTGATGTTTCAAAATGCAGTTATGTACAACAGCTCTGACCATGATGTGTACCACATGGCTGTGGAGATGCAGCGAGATGTCCTGGAGCAGATCCAG CAATTTCTGGCCACACAACTGATCATGCAAACATCAGAGTCAGGGATCAGTGCAAAGAGCCTGCGTGGGCGAGACTCCACTCGCAAGCAAGATGCTTCGGAGAAG GACAGTGTCCCAATGGgctctcctgccttccttctctctctcttt GATGGAGGCACCAGAGGGCGTCGCTGTGCCATCGAGGCGGACATGAAGATGAAGAAAtga
- the BRD8 gene encoding bromodomain-containing protein 8 isoform X3 — translation MGTRVRAATNQRPPWGIGGGNRRLGCTCPRWTAVGVVRCGARAPASLPAGFARGSAPPPSGLAGKMAAGTGKHKLLSAGPTEPWSIREKLCLASSVMRSGDQNWVSVSRAIKPFAEPGRPPDWFSQKHCASQYSELLETTETPKRKRGEKGEVVETVEDVIVRKLTAERVEELKKIIKETQEKYRQLKKDVELIQAGHMDNRLEELCNEIMIKKKMEEEEAEVKRKATDAAYQARQAIKNPPRRLTGVMVRSPAGSTSPGGDYALGDLSQPAVDEASPGVTPGTLPSTPVASFIGIPDTPPGSAPLDAPMTPVTDDSPQKKMLGQKATPPPSPLLSELLKKGSLLPTSPRLVGENEMAVASGHMNSSGVLLEVGSVLPVLHSGEMQSAPGAVPASPAASGAPTLSRLLEAGPAQFTSPLASFSAVASEPPAKLLPTPVEPVSQATIVMMPTLSAPSVVPPAAAPESVATVSQPEACVSMEAVSDSHTVTVSMDSSEISMIIDSIKKECLGSGAGSAAGSSKDHCMDGKEDLDLAEKMDIAVSYTGEELDFDTVGNIIAIIEDKVDDHPEVLDAAVVEAALSSFCEDTDDPQTLPGPWEHSIRQEHEKQAQIPQVSVTVKQERLECEEPEAKGIRDLMGIGELGSEIKTEPAEQEQNPLGPEETIPVTARVTETPELRSQEIEEDQRATVTAGETSEIEIESAKGEDTVHNTVKTETPPDDDSSPPQVPNVSEDSSQADVQHKFELSESMKEEAQALFRSQMKDGQGEEDDEDGASEAASLEEPKEEDQGEGYLSEMDNEPPVSESDDGFSVHNAPLQSHTLADSIPSSPASSQFSVCSEDQEAIQAQKIWKKAIMLVWRAAANHRYANVFLQPVTDDIAPGYHSIVQRPMDLSTIKKNIENGLIRTTAEFQRDIMLMFQNAVMYNSSDHDVYHMAVEMQRDVLEQIQQFLATQLIMQTSESGISAKSLRGRDSTRKQDASEKDGGTRGRRCAIEADMKMKK, via the exons ATGGGGACCCGCGTCCGCGCGGCCACCAATCAGCGCCCGCCGTGGGGCATCGGGGGCGGGAATAGAAGGCTGGGCTGCACGTGCCCGCGGTGGACGGCGGTTGGGGtggtgcggtgcggtgcgcgTGCGCCTGCCTCCCTCCCGGCGGGCTTTGCGCGTGGCTCCGCCCCCCCTCCCTCGGGCCTGGCGGGGAAGATGGCGGCGGGGACGGGCA agcACAAGCTGCTGAGCGCCGGCCCTACGGAGCCGTGGTCCATTCGCGAGAAGCTCTGCCTGGCCTCGTCCGTCATGCGGAGCGGAGACCAGAACTG GGTCTCAGTCAGCAGAGCTATCAAACCTTTTGCAGAGCCGGGACGCCCACCTGACTGGTTTTCCCAAAAG cACTGTGCTTCTCAGTATTCGGAGCTCCTGGAGACTACAGAGACTCCTAA GAGAAAACGTGGTGAGAAGGGAGAAGTTGTGGAAACTGTGGAAGATGTTATTGTGCGGAAACTGACTGCAGAACGAGTTGAGGAgttgaagaaaattattaaagaaacGCAGGAAAAATACAG GCAACTCAAGAAGGATGTGGAGCTGATCCAGGCTGGACACATGGATAACAGACTGGAGGAGCTGTGCAATGAGATTATGAT aaagaaaaaaatggaggaggaggaggcagaagtcAAGAGGAAGGCTACAGATGCTGCTTATCAGG ctcGTCAGGCCATTAAGAATCCACCACGACGATTAACGGGTGTGATGGTTCGCTCCCCTGCAGGCTCAACCTCCCCAGGGGGAGACTATGCTCTGGGAGATCTGTCTCAGCCTGCTGTGGATGAGGCCAGTCCAGGG gtCACTCCAGGGACATTGCCCAGCACCCCAGTTGCCTCCTTCATTGGAATCCCTGACACCcctccaggctctgctcccCTGGATGCCCCCATGACCCCAGTCACTGATGATTCACCCCAGAAAAAGATGCTAGGACAAAAAGCAACTCcgcctccttcccctctgctctcagagctgctgaagaagGGCAGTCTCCTGCCCACAAGCCCCAGGCTG GTTGGTGAAAACGAAATGGCAGTGGCTTCTGGTCACATGAACAGCTCAGGAGTCCTGCTGGAGGTAGGAAGCGTCCTTCCAGTGCTGCACAGTGGGGAAATGCAGTCGGCACCTGGTGCTGTCCCTGCATCTCCTGCTGCCTCAG GTGCTCCTACGCTTTCCCGGCTTCTAGAAGCTGGTCCTGCACAGTTCACCTCACCTCTTGCTTCCTTCTCCGCTGTTGCCAGTGAACCTCCAGCTAAGCTCCTGCCAACCCCCGTAGAGCCTGTGTCCCAGGCAACCATTGTCATGATGCCCACGCTGTCAGCACCATCCGTtgtgccaccagctgcagctccagaaAGTGTAGCCACAG TGAGCCAGCCAGAAGCCTGTGTTTCCATGGAGGCAGTGTCTGATTCCCATACCGTGACAGTGTCCATGGACAGCAGTGAAATATCCATGATCATTGATTCCATCAAGAAAGAGTGCCTGGGTTCTGGGgctggcagcgctgcagggTCTTCCAAAGATCACTGCATGGATGGGAAAGAAGACCTGGATTTGGCTGAGAAAATGGATATCGCAGTGTCCTATACGGGGGAAGAGCTGGACTTCGATACTGTTGGAAATATTATAGCCATCATTGAGGACAAG GTAGATGACCACCCTGAAGTCCTGGATGCAGCAGTTGTTGAAGCTgctctgtcttctttctgcGAAGATACTGATGACCCTCAGACCCTGCCTGGCCCATGGGAACACTCAATTCGTCAGGAGCATGAGAAACAGGCCCAGATACCCCAAGTGTCTGTGACTGTAAAGCAGGAGAGACTGGAGTGTGAAGAACCAGAGGCAAAGGGAATTCGAGACCTAATGGGCATTGGTGAGCTGGGatcagaaataaagacagaacctgcagagcaggagcagaatCCGCTGGGCCCTGAGGAAACCATACCAGTAACTGCAAGAGTGACGGAAACACCAGAGCTCAGAAGTCAAGAGATAGAAGAGGATCAAAGAGCAACTGTAACAGCAGGAGAGACTTCTGAAATCGAGATAGAATCGGCCAAGGGAGAAGACACAGTGCACAATACAGTGAAGACAGAG aCCCCACCTGATGATGATTCATCCCCTCCACAAGTCCCAAATGTGAGTGAAGACTCCTCACAGGCTGATGTTCAGCACAAATTTGAGCTGTCAG agTCAATGAAGGAGGAGGCCCAAGCCCTGTTTAGGAGTCAGATGAAG GatgggcagggggaagaggatgatGAGGATGGTGCCAGTGAGGCTGCCAGTTTGGAGGAACCCAAAGAAGAAGATCAGGGTGAGGGATATCTATCAGAGATGGATAACGAACCCCCCGTTAGCGAGAGCGATGATGGCTTCAGTGTCCATAATGCACCTTTACAGTCTCACACACTAGCTGACTCCAttcccagcagcccagcctcctCACAGTT ctcAGTGTGCAGTGAGGATCAGGAAGCGATACAGGCTCAGAAGATCTGGAAGAAAGCCATCATGCTAGTTTGGAGAGCAGCAGCTAATCACCG gtACGCTAATGTCTTCCTCCAGCCTGTAACTGATGATATAGCACCAGGCTACCACAGTATTGTGCAGAG GCCAATGGATTTATCTACCATCAAAAAGAACATTGAGAATGGGCTGATACGAACCACAGCTGAGTTCCAGCGTGATATTATGCTGATGTTTCAAAATGCAGTTATGTACAACAGCTCTGACCATGATGTGTACCACATGGCTGTGGAGATGCAGCGAGATGTCCTGGAGCAGATCCAG CAATTTCTGGCCACACAACTGATCATGCAAACATCAGAGTCAGGGATCAGTGCAAAGAGCCTGCGTGGGCGAGACTCCACTCGCAAGCAAGATGCTTCGGAGAAG GATGGAGGCACCAGAGGGCGTCGCTGTGCCATCGAGGCGGACATGAAGATGAAGAAAtga